The Salvelinus namaycush isolate Seneca chromosome 19, SaNama_1.0, whole genome shotgun sequence DNA window tctatcaaTATGCATATTAATTTTGTGTTATGGTTATTTTCTGTCGCCACCCACCAGATCAATGCACAACTCGTGGAGTCAAACCAGTACACATACTACCGATGTGTCGCAAAGCTAGATACTCGGAGATCTCTAGTTTACACAGTCCAAacagggtgggtataatttgtggaacgttccaacggGAATCTGTTCCAGAAACTTCGTAAAGTAACGTTACAAGGTTGCCAAaaaacaacgcatacaaagtagtatgatcaattcacctagctaactagctgccgaataggcatcaactcaACACGTAGCTTATTCATAATGTTTGTCCATAGGCTACCAgagtgaggacagacatttttcggaataaacgtggtgagtgaaaaacTTTATGAAATGGCCCACTCCCTACCCGGTATCTTATTCTGCCGCTATacaactttgtatgcgttgtttgttggcaactTTATTATTTACtaagtttttggaacagattcctttTGAAACGTtgcacaaattatacccacccgcCCAAACACGTGATTGCAGTTAGTGAGTGCATTGAAAAATTAACTAGTTAAGTTAGTAACTAACGTTAGTGACCTTGATTTATCTGATGGATGATCCTAGAAAGTGAGAGCATTCGTTGGAATTGTATTACATGCTCAGATGTCATGTCTGAGGTTGGTTCACCCCCTGCCCTTTTCTCACAGGCTGCAACCACAGCCCTGGTTCAGGTGGATCGGGAGAAGATCTACCAGTGGATCAACGAGCTGTCTAGCCCCGAGACCAGGGAGAATGCCCTTCTGGAGCTCAGCAAGAAGAGGGAGTCTGTCCCTGACCTGGCACCCATGCTATGGCACTCTTGTGGAACCATTGCTGCCCTCCTGCAGGTACTAAATATATTATCTTCACTTACTGTAATACCTATTTCACATTACTGAGCCGATTCAAGCCAATCTGTAATGCACTTTCATAAGAGGAAAAATACATGTGCATTGTTTTAGGTGGCCTTCCCCTATGTCTGTGTGTCTTAGTCATTGTGgcagctcagttggtagagggtTGTGGGTACGATTCCCACAGGGgatgttagcagttgatgttattcttcaataacacagaccccaatgCAAATCAGAGGGAGGAAAATATATTTATTCAAAGAGAACAAATCATAGTTGTTATGCTGGAAAGTAGATGGTCATTCTTCCCTGTCCTCCGTGTTTTCTCTACTGAACAAAGAGACCAGATGTagtttataacccaaccctagcctgtggttgaccaattagaatgaCTTACAGTAAAATTGGGCCAATGACCAAATACCAAGTATCTCGTTTTAGGCTCAATGTATAGACAATTCGGACCAATGAGAACTTGCCACATGTCGCTATGAGTCCAAGACCGAAACCCCTACACAGATTCTaaacagatgttgaactgaaaaaCAACTATTTCCATTGATTGTTATTTCCCCAATGACCTCTAGTCCTCTGCGTTGTTTATTTATCTTAAAATATTCTTAtagggaccagtatgaaaaaaaatatgaaaatgtatgcactcactactgtaagtctctctggataagagcatctgctaaacgactaaaatgtaaatgtaaaatgttgttGCATGAAGGTACCTACCTACAGTGCCTCCTTAAAGACATGCTTTTTACCTTTGGCGACTACCAAGTCTTTTTTTAAACCTCCAGCATTGGGCTGGATGTGGCGATGTGTAGTTCATACAAGCATAATCTATGAGCAAAATTAcggtcttacctcaattagccatgaAATCACTAGTTAGAAACTAAGTTTGTTTGGAAGCTTTACTGCAACATTTTCCCCCCATGTGGGCCATCCCCTATCAATTCAGGTTCTAGCCAATGGGATTCAGCCTCTTGCTATTTGAGTGGCAGCAAGGAAGATCcgcacacacagcagagcgagaTAGAGAGCAGTGACGTGGTGCACATACCGTATCTGGACATGTGACGTAGTAGCAATTTTCAGGGActacttttggctcgtgagcactaCTTTCAGATTTAccggctaaaaagtatacaaaagtaccgtAGAATCTCTTTAAGAGGACGATACTGCTTCACATTCTAATTTATTTGCATTCTGTTTCTTTCAGGAAATTGTGAACATCTACCCCTCCATAAACCCACCAACTCTGACAGCCCACCAATCCAACAGAGTATGCAACGCCCTCGCGCTCTTACAGTGTGTCGCCTCCCATCCAGAGACTCGGTAATGCACCATCTTTCTTTTCAATATGTAAATGATTGTTTTATATGTGTCACTATCTTAcacattcaaaatgtaaccacCTCCTCCAGGTCTGCATTTTTGGCAGCACacattcctctcttcctctaccccttCCTGCATACTGTGAGCAAGACACGCCCATTTGAGTACCTGCGCCTCACCAGCTTAGGAGTCATAGGTAACATCCTTTTCTACCTGCATTTGTCTGCCTGATTCCAATGCACCTGATTGTTCATGCCGCAATTCTCTGGCTCATTAAAAACACATGAATGCCTCCAACTGTAGTTTGCTGTTTGTGTGCCTGCAGGTGCTCTGGTCAAAACAGATGAACAGGAGGTGATCAATTTCCTGCTCACCACAGAGATCATCCCTCTATGCCTGCGCATCATGGAGTCAGGCAGCGAGCTCTCCAAAACGGTAGCTAATCTATCCAGCTTCTGCCATATTGcttacacacacattatgttacgTGCATATAAACAACGTGCAAATAAACAAAAGGAAATGGATAACCTTTATTAATGACTTCATCTGCTTTCTCCTCAATGTCAGGTTGCTACTTTCATACTCCAAAAAATTCTGCTGGACGACACCGGGCTGGCGTACATATGCCAGACGTATGAACGCTTCTCTCACGTGGCAATGATTCTTGTAAGTATCATGTTTTCAGAGGAATGTTTAGCTCAGCTGTATATACGGGTGGGTTGTTCAGCAGTAAAACCAGGCACGTGAACAAATGGGGCTTTACCTGTGCAGAGCACCTGCCCATTTGCCTTCCCAGTCTCCAAAGTGCCCTTTTCTGTGGTGATATAATTTCCCACAAAATGTTAGTTCttctgaacccactgcccgcAAGTCGTCTTTAAATTGTCATCCATGCATCAGAACCAAAAAGTTCAGCGTCTTAATTGTTGACCAATTACCAATCATTAGCAATGGCGTGCAAAGAGACACGTGCATATCCAGATTAGTGACCAGAAAGAACTTAGCTGTgtttgaatacccatactaacatactacatactattcgttcattttagtatactgtaaacgaacggTATCGTTTCAGTTGAGCATAAGAGCTTCGCCTGCCTACTGGAAGTTGacgctgttgctatgcaacctcttgctagcttgttagcataacaaattactagctaaATATTTTACGATttcgggtgtgttcgtaaattcaatctggagtgccagggTGCACTCTGGGCATTCGTAAATCCAGAAGCggtgtcagattgtccgtttgtaaattcagagcgtttcgctctcggagtgttcagagcgcacacttgacgctctggccgaggagtagacCTCACAACGGCattcaagcacccaagctaactggctaatgttggctagcttgctagctacttccagacacaaatgagagaacacctcactcaacattttactcaccctagcagagctggttaggctgtttgttatccagagcgttggtgactaactgtgctgctagcaacaatttaattatgcttttttttggccaacgtttactgacactggccatattcaacagtGTTGAGCgttttgtaaattcatcagttattctgcacaaGTGCTCTGGAATCAGAGTAGCTATCCGGAATTAACAATTTCCATTGaaacgcacaacgactataccacttagctaagaatTATGTGAATAATtgagtcaataaacgttgggtagttagttagcagatagttaatatactgcctggcaagttcgatttattagtagccaactaacgttaggtaacattctggtacatactgctgtaatgctatgcggttcgtaaggatagcgtagttagcaaat harbors:
- the LOC120064449 gene encoding CCR4-NOT transcription complex subunit 9-like isoform X1 encodes the protein MLATGAAATTALVQVDREKIYQWINELSSPETRENALLELSKKRESVPDLAPMLWHSCGTIAALLQEIVNIYPSINPPTLTAHQSNRVCNALALLQCVASHPETRSAFLAAHIPLFLYPFLHTVSKTRPFEYLRLTSLGVIGALVKTDEQEVINFLLTTEIIPLCLRIMESGSELSKTVATFILQKILLDDTGLAYICQTYERFSHVAMILGKMVLQLSKEPSARLLKHVVRCYLRLSDNPRAREALRQCLPDQLKDATFAQVLKDDTTTKRWLAQLVKNLQEGPVTDGRGIPLTAQ
- the LOC120064449 gene encoding CCR4-NOT transcription complex subunit 9-like isoform X2 is translated as MLWHSCGTIAALLQEIVNIYPSINPPTLTAHQSNRVCNALALLQCVASHPETRSAFLAAHIPLFLYPFLHTVSKTRPFEYLRLTSLGVIGALVKTDEQEVINFLLTTEIIPLCLRIMESGSELSKTVATFILQKILLDDTGLAYICQTYERFSHVAMILGKMVLQLSKEPSARLLKHVVRCYLRLSDNPRAREALRQCLPDQLKDATFAQVLKDDTTTKRWLAQLVKNLQEGPVTDGRGIPLTAQ